A window of Zavarzinella sp. contains these coding sequences:
- a CDS encoding MBL fold metallo-hydrolase, translated as MKGTHPKVENLPQLAYFHRPYTIEGWSRAGIQSYWRIPELGICFDLGGIPWNFHQSSHWFISHPHIDHLAALPMLLARRMMMRMPPPKVYVPHGVVGGVQHVIDAWKAIDHGDLACDLIGISPNDNIAIDDMRVVRAFPTEHPVESCGYLVSEKRHRLRAEFRNLPSHELVAAKKAGSAIEEEFLVPMLCYTGDTAEGVFSAEPNLFLAKILLIECSFLREEHDRVKIHRFGHLHLDDFVERADQFQNELIILMHHTSRDEPAFFASEVKRRLPASLSSRMICWGASDPPVLIQ; from the coding sequence ATGAAAGGTACCCACCCGAAAGTGGAAAATCTACCTCAGTTGGCTTATTTTCATCGTCCCTACACGATTGAAGGTTGGTCGCGGGCGGGAATTCAATCGTATTGGCGTATTCCTGAATTAGGGATCTGTTTTGATCTGGGTGGGATCCCCTGGAACTTTCACCAAAGTTCGCACTGGTTTATTTCTCACCCGCATATCGACCATCTGGCGGCACTACCTATGTTACTGGCCCGCCGAATGATGATGCGAATGCCCCCACCCAAAGTGTATGTACCCCATGGTGTAGTAGGTGGGGTGCAACATGTGATTGATGCCTGGAAAGCAATTGATCATGGAGACCTGGCCTGCGACTTAATTGGCATATCGCCAAATGATAATATTGCCATTGATGATATGCGTGTGGTGCGTGCCTTCCCCACAGAACACCCCGTGGAGTCTTGCGGATACCTGGTTTCGGAAAAACGCCATCGTCTGCGTGCAGAATTCCGCAATTTACCTTCCCACGAACTGGTGGCTGCCAAAAAAGCAGGATCCGCAATTGAAGAAGAGTTTCTGGTGCCGATGCTCTGTTACACGGGTGATACCGCTGAGGGCGTTTTTTCAGCAGAACCGAATCTGTTTCTGGCCAAAATTCTGCTGATAGAATGCAGTTTTTTACGTGAAGAGCACGACCGTGTGAAGATCCATCGTTTTGGACATCTGCATCTGGATGATTTTGTGGAACGGGCAGACCAGTTTCAGAATGAACTGATCATTTTAATGCACCACACCAGCCGCGATGAGCCTGCGTTTTTTGCCAGTGAAGTGAAACGCCGACTCCCGGCAAGTTTGAGTTCGCGAATGATCTGTTGGGGTGCCAGCGACCCACCCGTCCTCATTCAGTGA
- a CDS encoding M24 family metallopeptidase: MLDIAAVQQSLQQFQIDGWLLYDFRASNILARSVVKMPTGKHLTRRWYYFIPAHGQPMKLCHKIEPQALDFLPGETAIYLSWQELEAGIAKLLEKSQKIAMEYVPRNANPYVSRVDGGTIELIKSFGKEIVSSGDLIQLFEAVWDDEQWAMHLESAKWTRAAFDVAFDFIASEIRSKGEVSEIAVQQRIMQHFAEHNLITDHAPIVGQGPHSGDPHYSPEPATQFMIRKGDFVLVDLWAKLNQPRAVYSDYTRTCFVGDVVPEKYVRIFNIVAAARDAGIDCVRKAFAENRPLQGWEVDDATRKVIVDAGYGPYFSHRTGHNIGFETHGNGAHMDNLETREERYVLPRTCFSIEPGIYLPEFGVRSEVNVFVDAQKQVHVTGGELQTEIHRIVV; encoded by the coding sequence ATGCTTGATATCGCTGCCGTGCAACAATCGCTGCAACAATTTCAGATCGATGGCTGGCTGCTGTACGATTTCCGTGCGTCTAATATTCTGGCACGCAGCGTGGTGAAAATGCCCACCGGCAAGCACCTGACCCGCCGGTGGTATTACTTTATTCCTGCCCACGGTCAGCCGATGAAACTGTGCCACAAAATTGAGCCCCAGGCACTCGATTTTCTGCCCGGTGAAACTGCAATTTACCTGAGTTGGCAGGAACTGGAAGCGGGTATTGCCAAATTATTAGAAAAATCTCAGAAAATTGCAATGGAATATGTCCCACGCAATGCCAATCCTTACGTGTCCCGCGTCGATGGGGGCACTATTGAACTGATCAAGTCGTTTGGTAAGGAAATTGTCTCCTCCGGCGACCTGATTCAACTGTTCGAAGCCGTGTGGGATGATGAACAGTGGGCAATGCACCTCGAATCGGCCAAATGGACACGTGCGGCCTTTGATGTGGCGTTTGATTTTATCGCCAGTGAAATCCGCTCCAAAGGGGAAGTGAGTGAAATTGCAGTGCAGCAGCGAATTATGCAGCACTTCGCAGAACACAACCTGATCACCGACCATGCACCGATCGTGGGGCAAGGCCCCCATTCGGGCGACCCGCACTATTCACCAGAACCGGCCACCCAGTTTATGATTCGCAAGGGCGATTTTGTGCTGGTCGACCTGTGGGCAAAATTAAACCAACCACGTGCGGTCTACAGCGATTACACCCGCACCTGCTTTGTGGGTGACGTGGTGCCCGAAAAATATGTGAGAATTTTTAATATTGTTGCTGCGGCCCGTGATGCCGGCATTGATTGTGTGCGGAAAGCGTTTGCCGAAAATCGCCCACTGCAAGGGTGGGAAGTGGATGATGCCACGCGGAAAGTGATCGTCGATGCGGGCTATGGGCCATATTTCAGCCACCGCACTGGCCACAACATTGGCTTTGAAACCCACGGTAACGGTGCCCACATGGACAATCTGGAGACCAGAGAAGAACGGTATGTTCTCCCTCGCACCTGTTTTTCGATTGAACCGGGTATTTATCTGCCGGAATTTGGAGTCCGCAGTGAAGTAAACGTCTTTGTGGATGCTCAGAAGCAGGTCCATGTGACTGGTGGGGAATTACAAACCGAAATCCACCGCATCGTGGTGTAG
- a CDS encoding DUF1338 domain-containing protein, which translates to MTTTTGPHRAIVGNTPQEQLLGELFDELWEIYRTKVDYVRMYETMIQSHQAHFFNDHIAFRTIAHENSYAGIATVSRMFEALGYRSAGTYHFEDKSLSSVHLQHANPKLPKLFISEFRTWEVADEKCRTILTNLVGASAALSIDELHQLAALKEVGQLDPTVKAKMLALLTQVPWQAPEIEDVRYVNKFSQFAAWVMVHGYQVNHFTALINSHGVASLDNIDKTVAALQSVGVPMKTDIEGAPGSKLRQTATEATVVEVGVRNNGTPTTMPWTYAYFELAERNEIIDPTTGNKARFEGFLGPQATNLFDMTRLKQS; encoded by the coding sequence ATGACAACGACAACAGGCCCCCATCGTGCAATCGTAGGGAATACACCGCAAGAACAATTATTGGGTGAACTATTCGACGAACTGTGGGAGATTTATCGCACCAAAGTCGATTATGTCCGCATGTACGAAACGATGATTCAGTCCCATCAGGCCCACTTTTTTAACGACCATATTGCCTTCCGCACGATCGCACACGAAAACTCCTACGCAGGCATTGCAACGGTTTCGCGAATGTTTGAAGCACTGGGTTATCGCAGTGCGGGCACCTACCATTTTGAAGATAAGTCGTTGTCGTCGGTTCATTTGCAGCACGCAAATCCAAAATTGCCCAAATTGTTTATCAGCGAGTTCCGCACGTGGGAAGTGGCGGATGAAAAATGTCGCACCATTTTGACCAACCTTGTCGGTGCTTCTGCGGCACTGTCGATTGATGAGCTACATCAACTCGCCGCGTTGAAAGAGGTCGGGCAACTAGACCCCACTGTGAAGGCAAAGATGCTCGCATTACTGACGCAAGTCCCATGGCAGGCGCCTGAAATCGAAGATGTGCGGTATGTCAACAAGTTCTCCCAGTTTGCAGCGTGGGTGATGGTCCATGGTTATCAGGTCAATCACTTTACGGCACTGATTAATTCCCACGGTGTCGCATCACTGGACAATATCGACAAAACTGTTGCTGCTTTGCAGTCTGTGGGTGTGCCGATGAAAACGGACATCGAAGGGGCACCGGGCAGTAAACTGCGACAGACTGCCACCGAGGCGACAGTTGTGGAGGTGGGTGTGCGTAACAACGGAACCCCAACCACGATGCCATGGACCTATGCATATTTTGAACTTGCAGAACGAAATGAAATCATCGATCCTACAACGGGCAATAAAGCTCGCTTTGAAGGGTTTCTCGGCCCACAAGCCACCAATCTCTTTGATATGACTCGCCTGAAACAATCCTGA
- a CDS encoding PQQ-binding-like beta-propeller repeat protein — translation MSKRLCAALILVMCGNSLLADDWPQFRGPNRDGISAEKGLLKKWPQGGPKLLWSTDQLGTGYSGPAIVGDTIYIAGTKENRECTFAINAKDGKVAWTGDLGPVFTWRGNSWNAGPNSSPTVGQQVIVQGGFGDLVCYQKTDGKVLWQKNLPKDLAGEVNPIGGGLDEPTPWVGAMLLPH, via the coding sequence ATGTCCAAACGTCTGTGTGCGGCATTAATACTGGTGATGTGTGGCAATTCCCTGCTGGCTGATGATTGGCCACAGTTCCGTGGGCCAAATCGCGATGGCATTTCTGCAGAAAAAGGTTTGTTGAAAAAATGGCCCCAGGGTGGGCCGAAGTTGCTCTGGTCAACCGATCAATTGGGCACCGGCTACTCCGGCCCCGCCATCGTGGGCGATACCATTTATATTGCGGGTACCAAAGAGAATCGGGAGTGCACCTTCGCAATCAATGCCAAAGACGGCAAAGTGGCCTGGACTGGCGATCTGGGGCCGGTTTTCACCTGGCGCGGCAATAGCTGGAATGCGGGCCCGAATTCCAGCCCTACCGTGGGGCAACAGGTGATTGTTCAAGGTGGCTTCGGCGATCTGGTGTGCTACCAGAAAACCGATGGTAAAGTCTTGTGGCAAAAGAACTTACCGAAAGACCTCGCTGGGGAAGTCAATCCGATTGGTGGCGGATTGGATGAACCTACCCCCTGGGTTGGGGCTATGCTGCTGCCCCACTGA
- a CDS encoding PQQ-binding-like beta-propeller repeat protein, which yields MVICVPGGKKGLLAALDLKSGKVLWQSKTITDQAPYAAPVLAKIHDTLTIVVVTNQGIYGVLPKSGEELFRYTRNEPYDDVVISTPIVGNNRVFTSVGFGQGCDFIELVRTAGNPRISTIMSNKLVQNRDGSMVLVDNHLYGHSENQGWFCLDFTTGKLKWNDRTALERGSVAYADGKLYCLGEKGNVVLAEATPEGWSETSRFRLPKASSKRLPSGAVWTNPVIADGKLYLRDQEFLYCYAIK from the coding sequence ATGGTGATTTGTGTTCCCGGTGGCAAGAAAGGTCTGCTGGCCGCCCTGGACCTGAAAAGTGGTAAAGTACTCTGGCAGAGCAAAACCATCACCGATCAGGCACCCTACGCAGCACCGGTGCTGGCGAAAATCCATGACACTCTGACGATTGTTGTCGTGACAAACCAGGGGATCTATGGCGTGTTGCCCAAGTCGGGCGAGGAACTGTTTCGCTACACCCGCAACGAACCGTACGATGACGTCGTCATCAGCACCCCCATTGTGGGGAATAATCGTGTATTCACCAGCGTGGGCTTCGGGCAGGGCTGCGATTTCATTGAACTGGTGCGTACCGCTGGCAACCCCCGCATCAGCACCATTATGAGCAATAAACTGGTGCAGAACCGTGATGGCAGCATGGTGCTGGTGGACAACCACTTGTATGGTCATTCGGAAAATCAGGGTTGGTTCTGCCTGGATTTCACTACCGGAAAACTGAAATGGAACGACCGCACCGCACTGGAGCGGGGGTCGGTGGCATATGCGGATGGTAAGTTGTACTGTCTGGGCGAAAAAGGCAACGTGGTGCTGGCGGAAGCCACGCCCGAAGGCTGGAGCGAAACTAGCCGCTTTCGCTTGCCGAAAGCATCCAGCAAACGCCTGCCGAGTGGTGCCGTGTGGACCAATCCCGTGATCGCTGATGGCAAATTGTATCTGCGCGATCAGGAGTTTCTGTACTGTTATGCGATCAAATAG
- a CDS encoding prolyl oligopeptidase family serine peptidase → MLKLLLLTLIISLFVFAATGLAQGKPTDILQKKVYVGTKNVKLPYRWLEPLEAKSGEKYPLVIFLHGAGERGDDNQKQLVHGVGDFLKPERRKQNPCFLIAPQCPAGKKWVEVDWSAASHTMPATPSDPMGLLIELLPKLLKDFPIDPKRVYVTGLSMGGYGTWDLVARHPEWFAAAAPICGGADEATADKIKDLPIWVFHGEVDTVVKPERSRNMVEALKKAGGKPQYTEYPKVSHNSWSATYANQKFHDWLFQQKK, encoded by the coding sequence GTGTTGAAACTGTTACTACTGACATTAATTATCAGCCTGTTTGTTTTTGCCGCAACTGGCCTGGCCCAGGGGAAGCCCACGGACATTCTGCAAAAGAAAGTCTACGTGGGAACCAAGAATGTAAAATTACCATACCGCTGGCTGGAACCCCTGGAGGCCAAATCGGGCGAGAAATATCCATTGGTGATCTTTCTGCACGGTGCTGGTGAACGTGGGGATGATAACCAGAAACAACTGGTGCACGGGGTGGGGGATTTTCTGAAACCAGAACGCAGAAAGCAGAACCCTTGCTTTCTGATTGCCCCACAGTGTCCCGCGGGCAAGAAGTGGGTGGAAGTCGACTGGAGTGCCGCTTCGCACACGATGCCAGCAACTCCCAGCGATCCGATGGGACTGCTGATTGAACTGCTTCCCAAGCTGTTGAAGGACTTTCCTATTGATCCCAAGCGAGTCTATGTCACCGGGTTATCCATGGGTGGTTACGGCACGTGGGATCTGGTTGCTCGGCACCCGGAGTGGTTTGCTGCTGCCGCACCGATCTGTGGTGGGGCTGATGAAGCCACAGCAGATAAAATCAAAGATTTACCCATCTGGGTATTCCACGGTGAGGTGGATACAGTGGTAAAGCCAGAGCGTTCCCGCAACATGGTGGAAGCACTGAAAAAGGCAGGTGGGAAACCACAATACACGGAATACCCCAAGGTATCCCACAATTCATGGTCTGCCACCTACGCGAATCAGAAATTTCACGACTGGTTATTTCAGCAGAAAAAGTAA
- a CDS encoding DUF488 family protein, whose product MLNRQKLLLFMLKLADRSVSRTELTKWCFLLRKEGVTSGGPAFYDFVPYQYGPFSFALYQEVDKLVAQNYMQEDGDNKWSLNPNLAASVGTPEKAIEGDVKRIFSRFGKLDSASLIDYVYERYPAFTVNSKLRKLANRPETQPAVYTAGYEGLSIDGFLNLLVVSGIRRLIDVRNNPIARRYGFHKSTLRRLTERLDIQYVHLPELGIRSEDRRCLVDQVAYESLFDNYEKTVLQNELKSIQEVGRLMTELPSVLVCMESEPKCCHRSRLAVSVSRETNLPITHLIGAT is encoded by the coding sequence ATGCTGAATCGACAGAAACTTTTACTCTTTATGTTGAAACTGGCTGATCGGTCAGTTTCCAGAACCGAATTGACTAAATGGTGCTTTCTGCTTCGCAAAGAGGGTGTAACCTCCGGTGGACCAGCATTTTACGATTTCGTCCCATATCAATATGGTCCATTTTCGTTTGCTCTTTACCAGGAAGTAGATAAGCTGGTTGCACAGAATTATATGCAGGAAGATGGCGATAACAAATGGTCGCTGAACCCAAATCTAGCAGCATCCGTCGGTACACCTGAGAAGGCTATCGAGGGGGATGTAAAGAGAATATTTTCTCGCTTCGGAAAGCTTGATTCAGCTTCTCTCATCGATTATGTATACGAGCGTTATCCTGCTTTCACCGTTAACAGCAAACTACGCAAACTTGCAAACCGACCGGAAACACAACCTGCTGTTTACACTGCTGGCTACGAGGGGCTAAGTATTGACGGGTTTCTGAATTTGCTGGTTGTTTCGGGAATCAGACGATTAATCGATGTTCGTAACAATCCTATAGCCAGGAGATACGGATTCCACAAATCAACGCTTCGGCGATTAACAGAGCGGTTGGATATTCAATACGTACATCTGCCTGAACTTGGGATCCGGAGTGAAGATCGCAGGTGCCTAGTTGACCAGGTTGCCTACGAGTCGCTATTCGACAATTACGAAAAAACAGTCCTTCAAAATGAGCTAAAATCCATTCAAGAGGTGGGTCGGCTGATGACTGAATTGCCGAGCGTCTTGGTTTGTATGGAGTCTGAACCCAAATGCTGCCACCGTTCGAGATTGGCGGTGTCCGTTTCCAGGGAAACGAATCTCCCGATTACTCACCTTATCGGTGCTACATGA
- the hppD gene encoding 4-hydroxyphenylpyruvate dioxygenase, translated as MAKDPISIRRIDHIHFFVGNARQSAYFYRNAFGFDVIAYAGLETRVKHEAGYVMQQGGITFVLTSPLREQHPEYPRLLKHGDGVMDVALDVDNVEETYQTAIERGAESVQPPVRLEDENGVFIKATIRTYGDTLHSFINRDHYRGVFAPGYLPIDPNRYNPATYHTVGLKAIDHVVGNVEEGKMDQWVEYYSKVLGFSQLVSFDDKDISTEYSALMSKVVQGKNGRVKFPINEPAQGKRRSQIEEYIDFYGGAGVQHIAMNTNNIIETVKSLRANDVSFLRVPQTYYDTLTDRVGEIAEDIKELAELGILVDRDDEGYMLQIFTKPVQDRPTLFFEIIQRHGSKSFGKGNFKALFEAIEREQSLRGTL; from the coding sequence GTGGCAAAGGATCCAATTTCCATTCGTCGAATTGACCACATTCACTTTTTCGTGGGAAATGCCCGTCAATCGGCTTACTTCTATCGCAACGCGTTTGGCTTCGATGTGATTGCGTATGCAGGGCTGGAAACGCGAGTGAAACACGAAGCTGGCTATGTCATGCAGCAAGGTGGCATCACCTTTGTGTTGACCTCCCCCCTGCGGGAGCAGCACCCGGAGTACCCACGTTTGCTGAAGCACGGCGATGGTGTCATGGATGTGGCACTTGACGTGGATAATGTGGAAGAAACTTATCAGACAGCCATCGAACGAGGTGCGGAAAGTGTGCAACCACCTGTGCGGCTGGAAGATGAAAACGGTGTCTTTATCAAGGCAACGATTCGCACCTATGGCGATACGCTGCACAGTTTCATTAATCGCGACCATTACCGTGGGGTGTTTGCCCCAGGCTATTTGCCGATTGATCCGAATCGCTACAACCCAGCCACGTATCATACGGTGGGCCTAAAAGCAATTGACCACGTGGTGGGGAATGTCGAAGAAGGCAAAATGGACCAATGGGTAGAGTACTACTCGAAGGTGCTCGGTTTTTCGCAACTGGTTTCGTTTGACGATAAAGATATCAGCACCGAGTATTCCGCATTGATGTCCAAGGTGGTGCAGGGGAAAAACGGTCGAGTGAAGTTCCCGATAAATGAACCTGCTCAGGGGAAACGCCGTTCGCAGATTGAAGAATATATCGACTTCTACGGTGGGGCGGGTGTGCAGCACATCGCTATGAATACCAACAACATTATTGAAACGGTAAAGTCGCTGCGGGCAAATGATGTTTCCTTTCTGCGAGTCCCACAGACGTATTACGATACTCTGACCGATCGCGTGGGCGAGATTGCGGAAGATATCAAGGAGCTGGCAGAATTGGGCATACTGGTCGATCGTGATGATGAAGGCTACATGCTGCAGATCTTCACCAAACCAGTGCAGGATCGCCCTACCCTGTTTTTTGAAATTATCCAGCGACATGGTTCAAAAAGTTTTGGCAAAGGCAATTTCAAAGCTCTGTTCGAAGCAATTGAACGCGAACAATCTCTCCGTGGCACTTTATAG
- a CDS encoding thioesterase family protein — protein MSIEEELGFPIVKPQVVDWADMDVFGHINNVVYFRYFENIRIEYFRRLGWMQGSPGVGIGPIVHSTQARFRTAVHFPATLLACAKVKELNGDRFTVSHQLVDSETKAVTTYGEALIVCYDYTTQQKCRIPDELELAIMNLEAQVGNRPVIHSPPL, from the coding sequence ATGAGCATCGAAGAAGAACTGGGCTTTCCCATCGTCAAGCCCCAGGTGGTCGACTGGGCAGATATGGATGTGTTTGGCCACATCAATAATGTGGTGTACTTTCGGTACTTTGAAAATATTCGCATCGAGTATTTTCGGCGGCTGGGCTGGATGCAAGGCTCACCTGGTGTGGGGATCGGCCCCATTGTGCATTCGACGCAGGCTCGTTTCCGGACAGCGGTGCATTTTCCCGCCACACTATTGGCGTGTGCCAAAGTAAAAGAATTAAATGGCGACCGCTTTACGGTCAGCCATCAACTGGTGGATTCGGAAACCAAAGCAGTTACCACGTACGGTGAAGCGTTAATTGTCTGTTACGATTACACCACCCAGCAAAAATGCCGCATTCCAGACGAATTAGAGCTGGCCATCATGAATCTTGAAGCCCAGGTGGGGAATCGGCCCGTGATCCATTCGCCCCCACTGTAA
- a CDS encoding PQQ-binding-like beta-propeller repeat protein, whose translation MYQLKYIIPLLCVASISGAAEWSQFRGPNGSGVSSEKNLPVKWDATTNVRWKAVTTGRSVSSPVVYGNKVFLTSSSGSQNDRLHVYCFDLKTGKQLWHRQMTATGNTGCHPKSSMAAPSPCADERAVYCLFATADLATFDHDGNLLWYRSLTSDYPKISNQVGMASSPVVHNNTLVVPMDTVGESFVAALDTQYGKNIWKVSRPRMTNWVTPTIIQKKDGAEVLFTSSKEVVSYELNTGKVAWSIEQGASTISTTIINDNKAYVPISRNLVCLDLVKDQPTEVWKTSKLTSSSATPVILGDRIYAIGGAGTLSCGNLKTGKDLWTERIGRGKGQFWASPIAGDGKIYTFDDAGICTVIQPNDEGAEILSVNDMKAEIMGTPAIADGCLIIRTIDGLYCIGKK comes from the coding sequence ATGTATCAATTGAAATATATCATCCCATTGTTGTGCGTTGCCAGCATTTCAGGTGCGGCAGAGTGGTCGCAGTTCCGTGGCCCCAACGGCAGTGGTGTTTCCAGCGAAAAAAACCTGCCTGTCAAGTGGGATGCCACCACCAACGTGCGATGGAAAGCAGTCACCACCGGGCGCAGTGTTTCTTCGCCAGTTGTTTATGGCAACAAAGTGTTTCTGACATCATCTTCTGGCAGCCAGAACGATCGTCTGCATGTCTATTGCTTCGACCTGAAAACTGGAAAACAATTGTGGCACCGCCAGATGACAGCAACCGGTAACACTGGCTGCCACCCCAAATCAAGTATGGCTGCACCCAGCCCTTGTGCAGATGAACGTGCGGTATACTGCCTGTTTGCCACCGCAGACCTGGCAACGTTTGACCATGATGGCAATTTGTTGTGGTACCGCTCGCTGACCAGCGATTATCCCAAGATTTCCAATCAGGTGGGGATGGCCTCGTCGCCTGTTGTTCACAACAACACCCTGGTGGTACCGATGGATACCGTGGGGGAATCGTTCGTTGCAGCACTGGATACTCAGTACGGCAAGAATATCTGGAAAGTGTCCCGTCCGCGCATGACGAACTGGGTCACGCCCACGATCATTCAGAAGAAAGATGGTGCAGAAGTGCTGTTTACCTCTTCGAAAGAAGTGGTGTCGTATGAACTCAACACGGGGAAAGTGGCCTGGTCGATTGAGCAGGGTGCCAGCACTATTTCTACCACGATTATTAATGATAACAAAGCTTATGTGCCGATCAGCCGAAATCTGGTTTGTCTGGACCTGGTGAAAGATCAACCCACCGAAGTCTGGAAAACCTCCAAGTTAACATCCAGTTCTGCCACACCAGTCATCCTGGGCGATCGTATCTACGCCATTGGTGGTGCGGGTACGCTGTCTTGCGGCAACCTGAAAACTGGAAAAGATCTCTGGACAGAACGGATTGGGCGAGGGAAAGGCCAGTTCTGGGCATCACCCATCGCCGGTGATGGTAAGATCTATACCTTTGATGATGCTGGGATTTGTACCGTCATTCAACCCAACGATGAGGGTGCGGAAATTCTGTCCGTAAACGATATGAAAGCAGAGATCATGGGCACACCAGCGATTGCCGATGGTTGCCTGATCATCCGCACAATTGATGGCTTGTACTGCATTGGGAAAAAGTAA
- a CDS encoding arylsulfatase, whose protein sequence is MSLFSKLFLLLATGCLFFPTVAAAQKPKKPNILLILADDLGYSDLGCYGGEIATPNLDELAKNGLRFQQFYNGTRCCPSRASLLTGLYPHQAGVGLMTGQSSAPGYRGFPQPNTVTIAEVLRSAGYHTSMVGKWHLSAGPKTPRPTDRGFQEFYGMIGGFNSCFQENPFYTRLPADRPKRTYPADQFYSSDVFGDYSIDFLAKARAAKQPFFQYLAFNAPHFPLHAKPADIQKYLQTYTVGWDKIRTARLKNQIEMGLFPQGTPLTPRSGFTTRRDFLRSGENPAWETLKKDRQTDLAYRMAVYAAMVNCMDENIGRIVAELKKHGEYENTLIFFLSDNGACAEWDPFGFDGNSGPDNKLHTGTELATMGSAKTYHSYGSAWANASNTPFRLYKHYCHEGGIRTPLIVHWPQGVTAKGEFRPQVGHIIDIMATCVACAGADYPTQRGEQKITPMEGISLLPAFANQPLPRAMLAWEHEKNKAIRMGDWKLVAKDSQDWELYDIAQDPLEMTNLASKEPERVAEMAKEWLTWANRTNVLPYPTKGKK, encoded by the coding sequence ATGTCTCTTTTCTCAAAACTCTTTCTGTTGCTGGCCACCGGGTGTCTGTTCTTCCCCACGGTGGCTGCGGCACAAAAACCTAAGAAACCTAACATTCTGCTGATTCTTGCCGATGACCTGGGCTATTCTGACCTTGGCTGTTACGGTGGGGAAATTGCCACACCGAACCTGGATGAACTGGCCAAAAACGGGCTCCGCTTTCAGCAGTTCTACAATGGCACGCGGTGCTGCCCCAGTCGGGCAAGTCTGCTGACTGGTTTGTACCCACATCAGGCCGGTGTGGGTCTGATGACTGGCCAATCTTCAGCACCCGGCTACCGTGGCTTTCCGCAGCCCAACACCGTTACAATTGCTGAAGTGCTGCGAAGTGCGGGATACCACACCTCAATGGTAGGGAAATGGCATCTCAGTGCCGGACCGAAAACCCCACGTCCCACGGATCGGGGTTTTCAGGAGTTTTACGGCATGATCGGTGGCTTTAATTCCTGTTTTCAGGAAAATCCATTTTACACCCGCCTGCCTGCCGATCGGCCAAAACGCACCTATCCCGCCGATCAATTTTACAGCAGTGACGTGTTCGGCGATTACAGCATCGATTTTCTGGCGAAGGCACGTGCGGCAAAACAACCTTTTTTTCAGTATCTGGCGTTCAATGCACCCCACTTTCCACTACATGCCAAGCCAGCAGATATTCAAAAGTATCTGCAAACCTACACAGTGGGGTGGGATAAGATTCGCACCGCCCGCCTCAAAAACCAGATCGAAATGGGTCTGTTCCCGCAAGGCACCCCACTGACGCCTCGATCCGGCTTTACCACCAGGCGGGATTTTCTTCGCTCCGGCGAGAATCCCGCGTGGGAAACGCTGAAGAAGGATCGCCAGACCGATCTTGCTTACCGCATGGCCGTATATGCCGCCATGGTGAACTGCATGGATGAAAACATCGGTCGTATCGTGGCAGAACTGAAAAAACATGGCGAATATGAAAATACACTCATCTTTTTCCTCAGTGATAACGGTGCCTGTGCCGAGTGGGACCCCTTCGGCTTCGATGGCAACAGTGGGCCTGACAATAAGTTGCACACTGGTACAGAACTGGCCACGATGGGAAGTGCAAAAACCTACCACAGTTATGGAAGTGCCTGGGCGAATGCCAGTAACACCCCTTTTCGGCTGTATAAACACTATTGCCACGAAGGCGGCATCCGCACCCCGCTGATTGTACATTGGCCACAAGGAGTTACCGCCAAAGGTGAATTTCGCCCACAGGTGGGGCATATTATCGACATCATGGCGACCTGCGTTGCCTGTGCGGGTGCCGACTACCCAACCCAGCGTGGGGAACAGAAGATTACGCCGATGGAAGGGATCAGTTTGTTGCCTGCATTTGCGAATCAACCACTGCCACGGGCAATGCTGGCGTGGGAGCACGAAAAAAATAAGGCAATCCGCATGGGCGACTGGAAACTGGTCGCCAAAGATTCGCAGGATTGGGAGCTATACGATATTGCCCAAGACCCACTGGAAATGACCAATCTGGCCAGCAAAGAACCCGAAAGGGTGGCTGAAATGGCTAAAGAATGGCTGACGTGGGCAAATCGCACGAACGTTTTGCCGTATCCCACCAAAGGGAAAAAATAG